A section of the Ignavibacteriales bacterium genome encodes:
- a CDS encoding cytochrome ubiquinol oxidase subunit I yields the protein MEDLLAARLQMAVSLGFHIIFACIGMSMPFLMAVAEWKYNRTGDKVYLDLTKAWSKGVAIFFATGAVSGTVLSFELGLLWPKFMDHAGPIIGMPFSLEGTAFFLEAIALGLYLYGWNRVNKWAHWVFGLIIGVSGVASGIFVVSANSWMNSPTGFDWVDGKAINVDPVAAMFNPAWLSQAHHMILAAFVATAFAVAGIHAFLLIRNPGHELHKRALKIAMMFAAVFALLQPISGDLSAKFVARNQPLKLAAMEGLFKTTTHAPLTIGGIPDMKEKKMNFGIEIPGGLSFLAFEDFNAEVKGLDAFPEDEWPPVPIVHISFQIMVGIGSILALIGVLYLYFLFRKKNQMFNKWYLKLLFLCTPLGFIAVEAGWFVTEVGRQPWIIYGIMKTKDSLTSMPGLTYTLILYTVLYLILSFIVAWLMYRQIKALHIKYSADA from the coding sequence ATGGAAGACCTTCTCGCTGCGCGCCTCCAAATGGCGGTCTCACTTGGATTTCACATCATTTTCGCATGTATTGGTATGTCTATGCCCTTCCTTATGGCTGTCGCCGAATGGAAATATAACCGCACCGGTGATAAAGTATATCTCGACCTTACTAAAGCATGGTCCAAAGGCGTTGCTATCTTCTTTGCGACTGGCGCAGTATCGGGAACTGTCCTTTCATTTGAGCTCGGTCTTCTCTGGCCTAAATTCATGGATCACGCCGGTCCTATTATCGGAATGCCCTTCTCTCTCGAAGGAACGGCGTTCTTTCTCGAAGCTATCGCGTTAGGGCTTTATCTCTATGGCTGGAATCGTGTCAACAAGTGGGCGCACTGGGTTTTTGGTTTGATAATCGGTGTCAGCGGTGTCGCATCAGGCATATTTGTAGTTTCCGCTAACTCATGGATGAATAGCCCTACCGGGTTCGACTGGGTTGACGGTAAAGCAATTAATGTCGATCCCGTTGCCGCTATGTTCAATCCCGCGTGGCTCTCTCAGGCGCATCATATGATACTCGCCGCTTTTGTTGCAACTGCATTTGCAGTAGCCGGTATTCACGCTTTCTTGCTAATTAGAAACCCCGGTCATGAACTTCACAAACGCGCTTTAAAGATCGCTATGATGTTTGCCGCTGTCTTTGCATTACTGCAGCCAATTAGCGGAGATCTTTCAGCTAAATTCGTCGCTCGCAATCAACCGCTAAAGCTCGCTGCAATGGAGGGATTGTTCAAGACTACGACACACGCGCCTCTTACTATCGGCGGTATCCCCGACATGAAAGAGAAAAAGATGAACTTCGGTATTGAGATACCCGGCGGTTTGAGCTTCCTCGCATTTGAAGATTTTAACGCCGAAGTAAAAGGTCTGGACGCTTTCCCGGAAGACGAGTGGCCTCCCGTACCTATTGTGCATATCTCATTCCAGATAATGGTCGGGATTGGCTCTATTCTAGCGTTAATTGGGGTTCTGTATCTATACTTCTTATTCCGTAAGAAGAACCAGATGTTTAATAAGTGGTATCTTAAATTGCTCTTTCTCTGCACACCGCTCGGGTTTATTGCGGTTGAAGCAGGCTGGTTCGTCACCGAGGTCGGCAGACAGCCGTGGATCATTTACGGCATTATGAAAACAAAAGACTCGCTGACTTCTATGCCCGGGCTTACTTACACTCTTATACTCTATACTGTTTTATACCTTATACTATCATTTATTGTAGCGTGGCTTATGTACAGACAAATAAAAGCATTACACATTAAATATTCCGCAGATGCTTGA
- a CDS encoding cytochrome d ubiquinol oxidase subunit II encodes MLEVVIIFLGLSLLLYVLFGGADFGGGIIELVFARRIKEPQKLIIDRAIAPVWEANHMWLIIVVVILFVGFPAVYSTMLTYLHLPVTALLVGIVIRGTAFTFRHYDAIKDNSQKYYELLFKLSSLWTSFFLGVTMGAMVYGRIDPDGTSFVKQFVSPWFNPFCISIGIFTCCIFAFLAAVYLIGESDDDESRKVFIKIGKVLNLLTVITGGTVFLTGRNNSFHLLEMFLNSTFALECIALATLSLPVLWIALKNGKGLIARLTAGFQILMIMLAWYAVNFPIVLNVNNTSYITLTENTAPQSTLTILALALLFGSLFILPFLFYLLRVFKLNRTGK; translated from the coding sequence ATGCTTGAGGTGGTAATAATATTCCTGGGATTATCCCTTTTGCTTTATGTGCTGTTTGGAGGCGCTGACTTCGGCGGAGGCATTATCGAACTCGTATTCGCGCGCCGTATAAAAGAACCGCAAAAGCTCATCATAGACCGGGCTATTGCTCCTGTGTGGGAAGCTAACCACATGTGGCTAATTATTGTCGTAGTTATTCTATTTGTAGGTTTCCCGGCTGTTTACTCGACGATGCTCACGTACCTGCATCTCCCTGTGACAGCATTGCTTGTGGGAATTGTCATCCGCGGAACCGCCTTTACATTCCGCCATTATGACGCTATAAAAGACAATTCGCAAAAATACTACGAACTGCTTTTCAAACTATCCAGCCTCTGGACATCATTTTTCCTCGGCGTAACGATGGGTGCTATGGTATATGGCAGGATCGATCCTGATGGTACTTCGTTCGTAAAACAATTCGTTTCACCCTGGTTTAATCCTTTCTGCATCAGTATCGGAATATTCACTTGCTGTATCTTTGCTTTTCTCGCCGCGGTATATCTTATTGGCGAATCCGATGACGATGAATCCAGGAAAGTATTTATTAAAATAGGAAAAGTGCTTAATCTCCTTACGGTTATTACAGGCGGAACGGTTTTCTTAACGGGCAGGAATAACAGCTTCCATCTGCTCGAAATGTTCCTTAATTCCACGTTTGCGCTCGAGTGCATCGCTCTTGCGACGCTTTCACTCCCGGTACTCTGGATTGCTCTAAAAAATGGTAAAGGCTTGATAGCCCGCCTCACCGCAGGCTTCCAGATACTAATGATCATGCTGGCTTGGTACGCGGTCAATTTCCCTATTGTGCTCAACGTCAACAATACTTCATATATTACGCTCACCGAAAATACTGCCCCGCAATCGACGTTGACAATACTCGCGCTCGCGCTTTTATTCGGCTCTCTGTTTATACTTCCGTTTCTGTTTTATCTATTGAGGGTATTTAAACTGAATAGGACGGGAAAATAA
- a CDS encoding YihY/virulence factor BrkB family protein — protein MSNIFKKILRFFKRLIFSLPRSFLHRVKEIYGLLVQTIYEFADDKAVKMSAALSFYMIFSLSPLLIIIVAVLGFIFGQDAASGQIVAQIQDTIGKENAEVVQSLLQNVSTPSSGIIATIVGGGIIIFASAGIFVELKESLNMIWGVEPVPAGILGFLRNRAKSFVMVLIIMLLLFVTIISSTALSTINNVMDGKLSDFVPGWQYINIFLNYIMTTVLIAVIYKFLPDVIVRWRFVWLGALITALLLALGKYLIGVYLAESSYKSLFGAAGSLVIFMIWIYYSSFIFFFGAEFTQVYRNKYAITPLRTNKYALKVEKVTSLINDAMDKVEQKTPK, from the coding sequence TTGTCAAATATCTTCAAAAAAATACTCCGCTTCTTTAAAAGGCTCATTTTTAGCCTTCCGCGAAGCTTTCTCCACAGAGTAAAAGAGATCTATGGCTTGTTAGTGCAGACTATATATGAATTTGCCGACGATAAAGCCGTAAAAATGTCCGCCGCGCTGTCATTTTACATGATATTTTCTCTCTCTCCGCTGTTAATTATCATCGTCGCAGTGCTGGGCTTTATTTTTGGGCAGGATGCCGCTTCCGGGCAGATCGTCGCCCAGATACAGGATACTATCGGAAAAGAGAATGCTGAAGTCGTTCAGTCACTACTGCAAAATGTTTCCACTCCATCTTCGGGAATAATAGCTACAATAGTGGGTGGTGGTATCATTATTTTCGCGTCGGCAGGTATTTTTGTCGAATTAAAGGAATCCCTTAACATGATATGGGGTGTCGAACCCGTTCCTGCCGGAATACTGGGCTTCCTCCGCAACCGAGCTAAATCATTCGTTATGGTACTCATCATAATGCTTCTTCTTTTCGTTACCATTATCAGCTCTACCGCTCTCTCCACAATAAATAATGTAATGGATGGAAAATTAAGCGATTTCGTACCCGGCTGGCAGTACATTAATATATTCCTGAACTACATTATGACGACAGTCCTTATTGCAGTGATATATAAATTCCTTCCCGACGTTATAGTACGATGGAGATTTGTATGGCTCGGCGCGCTGATAACTGCGCTTCTACTTGCTCTCGGTAAGTATCTTATAGGCGTGTATTTGGCTGAAAGCTCTTACAAATCCCTTTTCGGCGCGGCAGGTTCGCTTGTTATATTTATGATCTGGATTTACTATTCTTCATTTATATTTTTCTTCGGCGCGGAGTTTACCCAGGTTTACAGGAATAAATACGCCATTACACCGCTCCGGACAAATAAGTATGCCCTTAAAGTCGAAAAGGTCACCAGTCTCATCAATGACGCCATGGATAAAGTAGAACAAAAAACCCCGAAATGA
- a CDS encoding DUF4097 family beta strand repeat protein has translation MNILNNFQIFLVFMVFFGMVSIAAGCSSSNYVNESTKYTAGDNDDKLLNDFTISTSPGQTLRVYSDAGSVKIKVGSSDNTVKVKVYGDDATNSRVDYKAEQTTEGVEVTARFKDEYKKDDNWTFRLRFEIEVPSSYNIKVKTGGGSVSVGNTNGDVNVSTGGGSISVSNTIGDLKINTGGGSVKISNNSGNLDINTGGGVVKLEGFNGNVEVNTGGGSVSMDGSNGSVKVSTGGGSISLDYTGSNYGIDLNTGAGSISLSIPSNFSADLNLSTNVGSISTDFGKAEKNGMGSYMKTSINGGGERIECHTSAGSIKVSSN, from the coding sequence ATGAACATTTTAAACAATTTTCAAATATTTCTAGTGTTTATGGTCTTCTTTGGGATGGTCTCCATAGCGGCAGGCTGTTCGTCCTCAAATTACGTGAATGAAAGCACTAAATACACAGCCGGTGACAATGACGATAAACTGCTGAACGATTTTACAATATCTACATCGCCCGGACAGACGTTAAGGGTTTATTCCGATGCCGGGTCGGTAAAGATAAAAGTTGGTTCCAGCGATAATACTGTGAAAGTTAAAGTTTACGGGGACGATGCAACCAATAGCAGGGTGGATTATAAAGCAGAACAGACAACCGAAGGCGTCGAAGTAACAGCAAGGTTTAAAGATGAATATAAGAAAGATGACAATTGGACTTTCAGGCTGAGATTTGAGATAGAAGTACCATCATCATATAACATTAAGGTAAAAACAGGGGGCGGTTCGGTATCGGTCGGTAATACTAATGGCGATGTAAATGTAAGTACGGGCGGGGGTTCGATCTCGGTAAGCAACACGATAGGTGATCTGAAAATAAATACCGGCGGGGGTTCTGTAAAGATAAGTAATAACTCAGGAAACCTCGATATTAATACAGGCGGAGGCGTGGTGAAATTAGAAGGTTTTAACGGTAACGTAGAAGTTAACACCGGCGGAGGAAGCGTAAGCATGGATGGATCGAACGGCTCGGTAAAAGTTTCAACCGGTGGAGGAAGTATCTCACTGGATTATACGGGTTCTAACTACGGAATAGATCTGAATACAGGCGCGGGTTCGATATCGCTTAGTATTCCGAGCAATTTTTCCGCAGACCTGAACTTATCTACAAACGTCGGAAGTATATCGACGGACTTTGGAAAGGCTGAGAAGAACGGAATGGGGTCATACATGAAAACATCGATCAATGGCGGAGGCGAGAGGATAGAGTGTCATACGTCGGCAGGAAGCATAAAGGTGTCCAGCAATTAG
- a CDS encoding ComF family protein translates to MIVKQLLRDAVHFIFPPVCVISDKRLPQNNSNKYILDDILTSLDRINPSDFTDLKNKVNADEVFAIYTLYPDSQMEKIVHHIKYSGMRYFGKFMGSLVGQEMKLGMTYDYIIPVPLHKVRIRERHYNQSDYIADGIGERTGIPVLRDALTRIRYTKTQTHLTRAERIENVKGAFEINEGYKEKLNGKNIIVLDDIITTGSTINEVIKILKENGAGHILGVCLAMARD, encoded by the coding sequence ATGATAGTTAAACAATTACTTCGCGATGCCGTGCATTTTATTTTTCCGCCCGTGTGCGTAATTTCCGATAAGCGCCTCCCGCAAAACAACTCCAACAAATACATCCTGGATGACATACTCACGTCACTCGATAGGATCAATCCATCCGATTTTACAGATCTGAAGAATAAAGTGAATGCCGATGAGGTATTCGCTATCTATACTCTCTACCCGGACAGCCAAATGGAAAAGATCGTCCACCATATTAAATACTCCGGGATGAGATACTTCGGTAAGTTCATGGGATCGCTCGTCGGTCAGGAAATGAAACTCGGCATGACTTACGATTATATAATCCCTGTTCCATTGCATAAGGTCCGCATACGTGAACGCCATTACAACCAATCCGATTACATAGCCGATGGTATCGGTGAAAGAACCGGCATTCCTGTGCTAAGAGACGCCCTTACCCGCATACGCTATACAAAAACACAAACGCATCTCACCCGTGCCGAGCGTATAGAGAATGTAAAAGGCGCATTTGAGATTAATGAAGGTTATAAAGAAAAGTTAAATGGAAAGAATATTATCGTATTGGATGACATTATTACTACCGGCTCGACAATAAACGAGGTGATAAAGATACTAAAAGAAAACGGAGCCGGACACATATTAGGTGTTTGTCTGGCTATGGCAAGGGATTAG
- a CDS encoding aminotransferase class V-fold PLP-dependent enzyme — protein MLEYNTVDVKEIFDTLTDVKDARKLYPVTDTCVYLDAAHYAAYSLETARRLKDYIDNFTHTNDNLTKFNLKMGTRLCEKCAKLINADPSDIIITGNTTHGLNIFANGIDLKEGDTVAYADCEFPAVVYPWLNQEKLRGIKTVMIKSSPGGMIDDGEIERVIRDNNVKVLTISHVEFLGYRNNLHAIKNICDRYGCYLVVDAIQGTGVVLLDVKDPAIDYYATGSQKWMMAPAGIGFAYIKREMREHVRPTYASTLGVDYDFDNFLDYRLKFNENGTAYMNSTPNTLGMIGMESSIDLFLKLGVENIFKHIIHLQDVLINELEGSDFYVVSSMEEDHRSNILLLSHKDPSQNQAVRIAMEEKNIFIAVREGFIRISAHLYNNEEDVLTLAREMKKFSVSSQNMY, from the coding sequence ATGTTAGAATACAACACAGTAGACGTAAAAGAAATTTTTGACACCCTCACAGATGTAAAAGACGCGCGAAAGCTTTACCCGGTAACGGATACATGCGTTTACCTGGACGCGGCACATTACGCGGCATATTCGCTGGAGACCGCGCGGAGGCTGAAAGATTACATCGATAACTTCACCCATACTAACGATAACCTCACGAAGTTTAATCTAAAAATGGGAACACGGCTGTGCGAGAAATGCGCAAAGCTTATCAATGCTGACCCATCCGACATTATCATTACGGGAAATACAACTCACGGGCTGAATATTTTTGCCAATGGTATAGACCTAAAGGAAGGGGATACTGTTGCTTATGCTGACTGTGAATTCCCGGCAGTAGTCTATCCGTGGCTCAACCAGGAGAAATTACGGGGCATAAAAACAGTGATGATAAAGTCGTCTCCGGGAGGTATGATAGACGATGGTGAAATTGAAAGAGTGATACGCGATAATAATGTCAAGGTGCTGACGATAAGTCACGTGGAATTTCTCGGATACAGGAATAACCTGCATGCGATAAAAAACATATGTGACAGATACGGGTGTTACCTTGTGGTCGATGCGATACAGGGAACGGGAGTAGTGCTGCTGGATGTAAAGGACCCGGCGATAGATTATTATGCTACGGGGTCGCAGAAATGGATGATGGCTCCGGCGGGCATCGGATTCGCATACATAAAGCGGGAAATGCGTGAGCATGTAAGACCGACATACGCGAGCACACTTGGCGTAGATTATGATTTCGATAATTTTCTGGATTACAGGTTAAAGTTCAATGAGAACGGCACGGCATATATGAACTCTACTCCGAATACATTGGGTATGATTGGGATGGAATCATCCATAGACCTGTTCCTGAAGCTTGGTGTAGAGAATATATTCAAGCATATAATTCATTTGCAAGATGTCTTGATAAATGAATTAGAAGGCAGTGATTTTTATGTGGTTTCTTCAATGGAGGAGGATCACAGGTCGAATATATTATTGCTATCACATAAAGACCCTTCGCAAAACCAGGCGGTACGTATCGCGATGGAGGAGAAGAATATATTTATAGCTGTGAGGGAAGGATTCATCAGGATCTCGGCGCATCTTTATAATAATGAGGAGGACGTGCTGACGCTCGCGCGAGAAATGAAGAAATTTTCAGTGTCGTCACAAAATATGTATTAG
- a CDS encoding heme ABC transporter ATP-binding protein: MLKAKNISYKIGSKYLVKDADVSVNYGEFIVIMGRNGAGKSTLLKLLSGNLKPSEGNIELNGKDLREIKERDIARVRSVLSQHYEITFPITVEDIIMMGRYPHFKSTPRIRDYEVVNESMDLIKIKELKERYYNTLSGGEAQKVQMARVLSQIWDEEKEGRILLLDEPVSSLDLLYQHELLRIAKSFIDEKTFVIAVLHDINLALNYADRMVFMKDAGIVYEFDVNEPLEKEVIMNVFDVKADIITNPVNGKPLVIVNE, from the coding sequence ATGCTTAAAGCGAAAAATATATCATATAAGATCGGCAGTAAGTATCTCGTGAAAGACGCGGATGTATCGGTTAATTACGGGGAGTTTATTGTGATAATGGGGCGTAATGGAGCGGGTAAGTCGACGTTATTAAAACTTTTATCGGGGAATTTAAAACCGTCGGAAGGGAATATCGAATTAAACGGGAAAGACCTGCGGGAAATAAAGGAGAGGGATATTGCGCGGGTGAGGTCGGTCCTGTCACAGCATTATGAGATAACTTTCCCGATCACAGTGGAGGATATAATAATGATGGGCAGGTATCCGCATTTCAAAAGCACGCCCAGGATACGGGATTATGAAGTGGTGAATGAATCTATGGACCTGATAAAGATAAAGGAGCTAAAGGAGAGATATTACAATACTCTTTCAGGAGGAGAAGCACAAAAGGTTCAGATGGCGAGGGTGCTTTCGCAGATATGGGATGAGGAAAAGGAAGGAAGAATCCTGCTTCTCGACGAACCGGTATCGAGCCTCGATCTGCTTTATCAGCATGAGCTATTACGCATAGCGAAGTCGTTCATCGATGAAAAGACTTTTGTGATCGCTGTGCTCCATGATATAAATCTGGCTTTGAACTATGCCGACAGAATGGTATTTATGAAAGATGCCGGGATAGTATATGAGTTCGACGTAAACGAACCTTTAGAGAAGGAGGTTATAATGAACGTATTCGACGTGAAAGCTGACATAATAACAAACCCGGTGAACGGGAAACCGCTTGTTATTGTAAATGAATAA
- a CDS encoding iron ABC transporter permease, which produces MKILRQANNSVIYTGLAVLMILLILLSAMVGAVYIPAEKVIEFTKNFITGNVGSSDNTIYENLFLFVRMPRVFMCIIVGAVLSVAGTVMQSIFRNPIVEPGIIGTSAGAALGAAFIFVFGQMVFFSKMDFLGSFLLPATAFAGGMIATMLVYRFSNTFGKVNVTSMILAGMAVNAMAAGGTGFLSYMARDPQARSITFWNLGTFSASDWSSVTLVFWVALACIIYNLRHTKDLNAMQLGDEEAAYLGVNVERTKLKLIIVTTLMVSVATSMVGVISFVGLIVPHMLRLIKGSDNRYLVIGSVFLGGDVMLSADIISRVIIAPAEMPIGIITAFVGAPLFLWLLNRMKKQNAGLYA; this is translated from the coding sequence ATGAAAATACTACGTCAGGCAAATAATTCGGTTATATATACGGGACTGGCAGTATTGATGATCTTGCTGATATTATTATCGGCAATGGTGGGGGCAGTGTACATACCCGCCGAAAAAGTAATAGAGTTTACAAAGAATTTTATCACCGGCAATGTTGGGTCCAGTGATAATACTATCTACGAAAACCTGTTCCTGTTTGTGAGAATGCCGAGGGTATTTATGTGTATAATAGTTGGAGCTGTGTTATCGGTTGCTGGTACAGTAATGCAGTCAATATTCCGCAATCCTATCGTGGAGCCAGGCATAATCGGCACGTCAGCCGGAGCTGCACTTGGGGCAGCTTTCATCTTTGTCTTTGGACAAATGGTATTCTTCTCCAAGATGGACTTCCTGGGCAGTTTTCTCCTCCCGGCTACTGCATTTGCCGGCGGAATGATCGCAACTATGTTGGTTTACAGATTTTCGAATACATTTGGTAAGGTTAATGTGACATCGATGATACTTGCCGGTATGGCGGTCAATGCCATGGCGGCAGGCGGAACAGGTTTTCTTTCTTATATGGCACGTGATCCACAGGCACGTTCGATAACATTCTGGAATTTGGGTACATTCTCGGCATCGGATTGGTCATCAGTCACGCTGGTATTTTGGGTGGCGCTGGCATGTATCATATATAATTTAAGACACACGAAAGATCTCAATGCTATGCAATTGGGTGATGAAGAAGCGGCATATCTCGGCGTAAACGTGGAGAGGACAAAGCTTAAATTAATAATCGTTACAACGCTAATGGTATCGGTGGCGACCTCTATGGTGGGCGTGATAAGTTTTGTGGGACTGATAGTCCCTCATATGCTGAGATTAATAAAAGGATCGGATAACAGGTATCTCGTTATAGGTTCTGTATTTCTAGGCGGGGACGTTATGCTTTCCGCGGATATAATATCAAGGGTTATAATTGCACCGGCGGAGATGCCGATAGGAATAATAACGGCATTTGTAGGAGCGCCATTATTCCTCTGGCTGCTGAACAGAATGAAGAAACAAAACGCGGGTCTGTATGCTTAA
- a CDS encoding ABC transporter substrate-binding protein translates to MKKYIVLILISAALYSCGRFGNKDTSENKGDSTRIVCISKQLTEYIFALGGGDKIVGVDISSVYPREVKNLPTVGYHRALGLEGIVSLNPTAVYDNGGIGPDAIKEQLKTVGIPLIEYQRTPTIEDAKQLLLTLGKEFGNEEKAKELNAKLDADLKRVEEQRKQYTDTPKVMIIHFGQAMNQYFVIGTRGNANSMIQMAGGVNAADTTGFKMLSPEVIVKNQPDVILATEFGFDRTGGLENFVKLPGVALTPAAKNGRIFRIEEHDLIYFGPRTGENILKIMELIHQKGNENTTSGK, encoded by the coding sequence ATGAAAAAGTACATAGTATTAATTTTGATATCCGCAGCTCTTTATTCGTGCGGAAGATTTGGTAATAAGGATACATCCGAGAACAAAGGAGATTCGACGAGGATAGTGTGCATTTCCAAACAACTCACGGAATATATTTTTGCGCTTGGCGGGGGAGATAAGATAGTAGGCGTGGATATTTCCTCTGTATATCCCCGCGAAGTTAAGAACCTTCCGACTGTTGGTTATCACAGGGCGCTGGGTCTTGAGGGAATAGTTTCACTAAACCCGACCGCGGTATATGATAACGGCGGTATTGGTCCGGATGCAATAAAGGAACAGCTTAAGACTGTAGGAATACCGCTTATCGAATACCAGCGTACACCGACCATAGAAGATGCAAAACAGCTTTTGTTGACACTGGGAAAGGAATTTGGGAACGAGGAAAAAGCAAAGGAGCTGAACGCGAAACTGGACGCCGATCTGAAAAGGGTGGAAGAGCAGAGAAAACAGTATACCGATACGCCAAAGGTAATGATAATACATTTTGGGCAGGCAATGAACCAGTATTTTGTAATAGGCACGAGAGGAAATGCCAATTCGATGATACAGATGGCAGGCGGTGTTAACGCGGCAGACACGACGGGATTTAAAATGCTGAGCCCGGAAGTAATTGTTAAGAACCAGCCGGATGTGATACTGGCGACGGAGTTCGGATTCGACAGGACGGGCGGTCTCGAAAATTTCGTGAAGCTTCCCGGCGTTGCACTTACTCCCGCAGCAAAAAACGGAAGGATATTCAGGATAGAGGAGCACGACCTGATATATTTCGGACCGAGAACGGGAGAGAATATTTTGAAGATAATGGAATTAATTCATCAAAAAGGTAATGAAAATACTACGTCAGGCAAATAA